A genome region from Thermomonospora amylolytica includes the following:
- the ptsP gene encoding phosphoenolpyruvate--protein phosphotransferase codes for MPDGTPRVLTGTGVSPGAGAGPVARVAGAVPEPPATTHGGTPADVRAEKEAAAAALQAVAADLTERGERAAAAGRTEARDVLGAQAMMARDPGLAEGVEARIDQGVAAARAVYEAFGVYREMLAGAGEYLAARVGDLDDVRDRAVARLLGVPLPGVPERDEPFVLVARDLAPADTAVLDPARVVAFVTEEGGPTSHTAILARAMGVPAVVACPGCADLAEGTRVLVDGTAGTVRIDPTDAEVDAARRGSAARAAALAEATGPGATRDGHPVPLLANIGGPSDVAAALEAGAEGVGLYRTEFLFLDRSHPPSDAEQESAYRAVLEAFPRGKVVVRVLDAGADKPLAFLPPSAEEPNPALGERGLRMLRRHPGVLNAQLRALARAAAGLTTRLEVMAPMVTDVAEARAFAAACAEAGIDHPGIMIEVPAAALRAGDLAREVEFFSVGTNDLTQYACAADRQVGALSHLQDPWQPAVLDLVALAAEAAADTERGCGVCGEAAADPVLACVLVGLGATSLSMSAPSLPLVRAALARHTLAECRRAAVAARSAPTPAEARTAARAELPALADLSL; via the coding sequence GTGCCTGACGGGACGCCGCGGGTGCTGACCGGCACCGGGGTCAGCCCCGGGGCGGGCGCGGGCCCGGTGGCGCGGGTGGCCGGCGCGGTGCCGGAACCGCCCGCGACGACCCACGGCGGCACCCCGGCCGACGTCCGGGCCGAGAAGGAGGCCGCCGCCGCGGCGCTGCAGGCCGTCGCCGCCGACCTGACCGAGCGCGGCGAACGGGCCGCCGCGGCCGGGCGCACCGAGGCCCGCGACGTGCTGGGCGCGCAGGCCATGATGGCCCGCGACCCGGGGCTGGCCGAGGGCGTCGAGGCCCGGATCGACCAGGGGGTCGCCGCGGCCCGCGCCGTGTACGAGGCGTTCGGCGTCTACCGGGAGATGCTGGCGGGCGCGGGGGAGTACCTGGCCGCCCGGGTCGGCGACCTCGATGACGTCCGGGACCGCGCGGTGGCCCGGCTGCTGGGCGTGCCGCTGCCCGGCGTGCCGGAGCGGGACGAGCCGTTCGTGCTGGTCGCCCGGGATCTGGCGCCCGCCGACACGGCGGTGCTGGACCCGGCGCGGGTGGTCGCGTTCGTCACCGAGGAGGGCGGGCCGACCAGCCACACCGCGATCCTGGCCCGCGCCATGGGGGTGCCCGCCGTGGTCGCCTGCCCCGGCTGCGCCGACCTGGCCGAGGGGACGCGGGTGCTGGTCGACGGGACCGCCGGGACGGTGCGGATCGACCCCACCGATGCGGAGGTCGACGCGGCCCGCCGCGGTTCGGCCGCCCGCGCCGCCGCGCTCGCCGAGGCGACCGGGCCGGGCGCCACCAGGGACGGCCATCCGGTGCCGCTGCTGGCCAACATCGGCGGGCCCTCCGACGTCGCCGCCGCGCTGGAGGCCGGTGCCGAGGGCGTCGGGCTGTACCGGACCGAGTTCCTGTTCCTGGACCGCTCGCACCCGCCGTCCGACGCCGAGCAGGAGTCCGCCTACCGGGCGGTTCTGGAGGCGTTCCCGCGGGGCAAGGTGGTGGTCCGGGTGCTGGACGCGGGCGCGGACAAGCCGCTGGCGTTCCTGCCTCCGTCGGCGGAGGAGCCCAACCCCGCCCTCGGCGAACGCGGCCTGCGGATGCTGCGCCGCCACCCCGGGGTCCTGAACGCCCAGCTCCGCGCGCTGGCGCGGGCCGCCGCCGGCCTCACCACCCGGCTGGAGGTGATGGCCCCGATGGTCACCGACGTCGCCGAGGCGCGCGCGTTCGCCGCCGCCTGCGCCGAGGCCGGCATCGACCATCCCGGCATCATGATCGAGGTCCCCGCCGCCGCCCTGCGCGCCGGCGACCTGGCCCGCGAGGTCGAGTTCTTCAGCGTCGGCACCAACGACCTCACCCAGTACGCCTGCGCCGCCGACCGTCAGGTCGGCGCCCTGTCCCACCTGCAGGACCCCTGGCAGCCCGCCGTCCTCGACCTGGTCGCCCTGGCCGCCGAGGCCGCCGCCGACACCGAACGCGGCTGCGGCGTCTGCGGCGAGGCCGCCGCAGACCCCGTCCTGGCCTGCGTCCTGGTCGGCCTGGGCGCCACCTCCCTGTCCATGAGCGCGCCGTCCCTCCCGCTGGTCCGCGCCGCCCTGGCCCGCCACACCCTGGCCGAGTGCCGGCGCGCCGCCGTGGCCGCCCGCTCCGCCCCGACCCCGGCCGAGGCCCGTACCGCCGCGCGAGCGGAACTTCCCGCCCTCGCCGATCTTTCTCTGTAG
- a CDS encoding ATP-binding cassette domain-containing protein, translating to MTADSILVTGARENNLKDVTLAIPKNRIVVFTGVSGSGKSSIVFDTVAVESQRQLNETFSWFVRSRLPKYDKPEADSIDNLSPAIVVDQKPIGGNSRSTVGTMTDIYSVIRVLFSRCGVPEAGTSSVFSFNDPQGMCPECDGLGRIVRLDLDRFLDRSRSLNEGPFRFPQTGVGSIYWQMYAGSGRFDLDKPLADYTAEEWEFLLHGTGKTALTSEAGTYTLNYEGVVDRFTRLYLRRDISALADKTRDAVLSVVSEVTCPACDGARLNERALASRINGHTIADYSRMEITDLVETLAAIDDPVGAPIAAAAIERLRRVISIGLGYLTLGRETSTLSGGEGQRLKMVRHLGSALTGMTYIFDEPSVGLHPRDVHRLNELLVQLRDKGNTVLVVEHDPDVIAVADHVIDIGPGAGAHGGEVVFQGEVAALRQADTPTGRGLRNVVPIKTEVRAPTGELRIENASLHNLRNVSVGVPTGVLTAVTGVAGSGKSTLISEVLVAEHPEAIVVDQSAIGVSSRSSPASYVGVLDHIRRLFAQENGGRKAGVDAGMFSYNSAGACPSCEGRGVIYTDLAFMDPITTTCEVCEGRRFSDEVLKYTVRGKSIADVLEMTAEQALDFFPEKRIRTRLRTLNEVGLDYLTLGQPLSTLSGGERQRIKLANELHKTGSVYVLDEPTTGLHMADIGRLVVLLDRLVDGGNTVVVIEHNLDVVKRADWIIDLGPDGGKHGGQVIFEGTPAALLDHPTSLTAEHVRRSLS from the coding sequence ATGACAGCAGACAGCATCCTGGTCACCGGGGCCCGGGAGAACAATCTCAAGGACGTCACGCTCGCCATTCCCAAGAACCGGATCGTCGTCTTCACCGGGGTGTCCGGGTCGGGCAAGTCCTCGATCGTGTTCGACACCGTGGCGGTGGAGTCCCAGCGCCAGCTCAACGAGACGTTCAGCTGGTTCGTCCGCAGCCGCCTGCCCAAGTACGACAAGCCCGAGGCCGACTCGATCGACAACCTGTCGCCGGCGATCGTGGTCGACCAGAAGCCGATCGGCGGCAACTCGCGTTCCACGGTCGGCACGATGACCGACATCTACTCGGTGATCCGGGTGCTGTTCTCGCGGTGCGGGGTGCCGGAGGCGGGGACGTCGTCGGTGTTCTCGTTCAACGACCCGCAGGGCATGTGCCCGGAGTGCGACGGGCTCGGCCGGATCGTGCGGCTGGACCTGGACAGGTTCCTGGACAGGTCCAGGTCGCTCAACGAGGGGCCGTTCCGCTTCCCGCAGACCGGGGTCGGCAGCATCTACTGGCAGATGTACGCCGGGTCCGGGCGGTTCGACCTGGACAAGCCGCTGGCCGACTACACCGCGGAGGAGTGGGAGTTCCTGCTGCACGGCACCGGCAAGACCGCGCTGACCTCCGAGGCCGGCACGTACACCCTCAACTACGAGGGCGTGGTCGACCGGTTCACCCGGCTGTACCTCAGGCGGGACATCAGCGCGCTGGCCGACAAGACCCGGGACGCGGTGCTGTCCGTCGTCTCGGAGGTCACCTGCCCGGCCTGCGACGGGGCGCGGCTCAACGAACGGGCCCTGGCCAGCCGGATCAACGGCCACACCATCGCCGACTACTCCCGGATGGAGATCACCGACCTGGTGGAGACCCTGGCCGCCATCGACGACCCGGTGGGCGCGCCCATCGCCGCCGCCGCGATCGAACGGCTCCGGCGGGTGATCTCGATCGGGCTCGGCTACCTCACCCTCGGCCGGGAGACCTCCACCCTGTCCGGCGGCGAGGGGCAGCGGCTGAAGATGGTCCGCCATCTGGGCAGCGCGCTGACCGGGATGACCTACATCTTCGACGAGCCCAGCGTCGGCCTGCACCCCCGCGACGTGCACCGGCTGAACGAGCTGCTGGTGCAGTTGCGCGACAAGGGCAACACGGTGCTGGTGGTCGAGCACGACCCGGACGTGATCGCGGTCGCCGACCACGTGATCGACATCGGGCCGGGCGCGGGCGCCCACGGCGGCGAGGTCGTCTTCCAGGGCGAGGTCGCCGCGCTGCGGCAGGCCGACACCCCGACCGGCCGCGGGCTGCGCAACGTCGTGCCGATCAAGACCGAGGTCCGCGCCCCGACCGGCGAGCTGCGGATCGAGAACGCCTCCCTGCACAACCTCAGGAACGTCTCGGTCGGCGTCCCCACCGGCGTCCTCACCGCCGTCACCGGGGTCGCCGGATCCGGCAAGAGCACCCTGATCTCGGAGGTCCTCGTCGCCGAGCACCCCGAGGCGATCGTGGTGGACCAGTCGGCGATCGGGGTGTCCAGCCGGTCCAGCCCCGCCTCCTACGTCGGCGTGCTCGACCACATCCGCCGGCTGTTCGCGCAGGAGAACGGCGGCCGGAAGGCCGGGGTCGACGCCGGGATGTTCAGCTACAACTCCGCCGGGGCCTGCCCGTCGTGCGAGGGCCGCGGGGTCATCTACACCGACCTGGCGTTCATGGACCCGATCACCACGACCTGCGAGGTCTGCGAGGGCCGCCGGTTCTCCGACGAGGTCCTCAAGTACACGGTGCGCGGCAAGTCCATCGCCGACGTGCTGGAGATGACCGCCGAGCAGGCGCTGGACTTCTTTCCCGAGAAGCGCATCCGCACCCGACTGCGGACCCTCAACGAGGTCGGCCTGGACTACCTGACCCTGGGCCAGCCGCTGAGCACCCTGTCCGGCGGCGAGCGCCAGCGCATCAAGCTCGCCAACGAACTCCACAAGACCGGCAGCGTCTACGTCCTGGACGAGCCGACCACCGGCCTGCACATGGCCGACATCGGCAGGCTGGTGGTCCTGCTGGACCGCCTGGTCGACGGAGGCAACACCGTGGTCGTCATCGAGCACAACCTCGACGTCGTCAAACGCGCCGACTGGATCATCGACCTCGGCCCGGACGGCGGCAAACACGGCGGCCAGGTCATCTTCGAGGGCACCCCCGCCGCCCTCCTGGACCACCCCACCTCACTGACCGCCGAACACGTCCGCCGATCCCTGTCCTGA
- a CDS encoding glycoside hydrolase family 3 protein, with translation MRRSRTPVAVVAAALALPLAACNGGTTGTGSSMSQQTGAPTPTATRSAEPAPWIGDFVKGMSLEQKVGQLFVPTFADRADAERMIRRYHVGGFIYFPGNARDPVQTARLSNALQRASEIPLLLGVDEEQGLVTRLPYLTKFPGNMALGATAQPGLAREAARVTGTELRALGINQNYAPVADVNVNPANPVIGVRSFGSDPALVSQMLGGAVQGYQDAGVAATAKHFPGHGDTDVDSHTGLPVIRHTRQEWERLDAPPFQAAVRQGVDAIMTAHIVVPGLDDSGDPATMSRTVLTGLLRQKLGYRGVIVTDSLQMAGARQKYGATQAAVRAVQAGADQLLMPPNLAGAHAAVVSAVRRGAITRQRLDESVTRILALKARRGLFGDVQVDPRRAAQVVGSRAHQEVARRVAEASVTLVRNKGGALPLRNGTRVHVAGPHAPQLAAALRKRNVRIAGSPQAADVVVLTTQDAGAATAARIRAMGGRPVVAVALGRPYDLAHAGAATATLATYSSGNVSLNALARVLTGQTKPAGRLPVQVSGLRFGHGLTY, from the coding sequence GTGCGTCGTTCACGCACGCCGGTCGCGGTCGTGGCGGCGGCACTGGCGCTGCCGCTGGCGGCCTGCAACGGCGGTACCACGGGAACGGGAAGTTCCATGTCGCAGCAGACGGGGGCGCCGACGCCGACCGCCACGCGGTCCGCCGAGCCGGCCCCCTGGATCGGCGACTTCGTCAAGGGCATGAGCCTGGAGCAGAAGGTCGGGCAGCTGTTCGTGCCCACCTTCGCCGACCGGGCCGACGCCGAACGGATGATCAGGCGCTATCACGTCGGCGGATTCATCTACTTCCCCGGCAACGCCCGCGACCCGGTGCAGACCGCGCGGCTGTCCAACGCCCTGCAGCGGGCCTCCGAGATCCCGCTGCTGCTCGGGGTGGACGAGGAGCAGGGGCTGGTCACCCGGCTGCCCTACCTGACCAAGTTCCCCGGCAACATGGCGCTCGGCGCGACCGCGCAGCCCGGCCTGGCCCGCGAGGCCGCCAGGGTCACCGGCACCGAGCTGCGCGCACTCGGCATCAACCAGAACTACGCGCCGGTCGCCGACGTCAACGTCAACCCGGCCAACCCGGTGATCGGCGTCCGCTCGTTCGGCTCCGACCCCGCGCTGGTGTCGCAGATGCTCGGCGGGGCGGTCCAGGGCTACCAGGACGCCGGGGTGGCCGCGACCGCCAAGCACTTCCCCGGGCACGGCGACACCGACGTCGACAGCCACACCGGGCTGCCGGTCATCAGGCACACCCGCCAGGAGTGGGAACGGCTGGACGCGCCGCCGTTCCAGGCCGCCGTCCGGCAGGGCGTCGACGCGATCATGACCGCGCACATCGTCGTTCCGGGGCTGGACGACTCCGGCGACCCGGCCACCATGTCGCGCACGGTGCTGACCGGGCTGCTCCGCCAGAAGCTCGGCTACCGGGGCGTGATCGTCACCGACTCGCTGCAGATGGCCGGGGCCCGCCAGAAGTACGGCGCGACGCAGGCGGCGGTGCGGGCCGTGCAGGCCGGCGCCGACCAGCTGCTGATGCCGCCGAACCTGGCCGGCGCCCACGCGGCGGTCGTGTCGGCGGTGCGCAGGGGCGCCATCACCAGGCAGCGGCTGGACGAGTCGGTCACCCGCATCCTGGCGCTCAAGGCCCGGCGCGGCCTGTTCGGCGACGTGCAGGTCGATCCGAGGAGGGCCGCCCAGGTCGTCGGCTCGCGGGCGCACCAGGAGGTCGCCCGCCGGGTCGCCGAGGCGTCGGTCACCCTGGTCCGCAACAAGGGCGGCGCGCTGCCGCTGCGGAACGGGACGAGGGTCCACGTCGCCGGGCCGCACGCCCCGCAACTGGCCGCCGCGCTGCGCAAGCGGAACGTGCGGATCGCCGGATCCCCGCAGGCCGCCGACGTGGTCGTGCTGACCACGCAGGACGCCGGGGCGGCGACCGCGGCGCGGATCAGGGCGATGGGCGGCCGTCCCGTGGTGGCGGTGGCGCTGGGCCGTCCCTACGACCTGGCCCATGCCGGTGCGGCCACCGCGACGCTGGCCACCTACTCCTCGGGGAACGTCTCGCTGAACGCGCTGGCCCGGGTGCTGACGGGGCAGACCAAGCCGGCCGGGCGGCTGCCGGTGCAGGTCAGCGGTCTCCGGTTCGGGCACGGGCTGACTTACTAG
- a CDS encoding N-acetylglucosamine kinase: MSVSFLRPQCPVNVTKVYGRRVLTHLAGPYVIGVDAGGTKTRAAVLTLSGALAGSGTGPGANPNSGGDTAGALTTALGAALGELDRSLVQGGVFGIAGAGSAGRPAAVAAARRAWHAVGLSGSPSVVTDIAVAFAAGTSAPEGIVVFSGTGAGAAVINDGTIVQRADGYGWLVGDQGSAVWLGRQAVEATLAALDGRGAPTLLAESVPRALLGPLAPGLMTEGSRRARRRSAPALAMASAGAGSPGTATTTLDLPERTPPADPALAQAIIKEVYGRPPAALGRLGPVVCAAAAAGDPVARHITEQAAQWLLRDVDAVRPALTDQNSPVVMAGSVLGNGPVADAVRDGLRERFPVAPCTAGDGAVGAAGMALRRLGLQPPS, translated from the coding sequence ATGTCAGTAAGTTTCTTACGTCCACAATGCCCCGTCAACGTCACGAAGGTCTACGGTCGCCGTGTGTTGACCCATTTGGCTGGTCCTTACGTGATCGGCGTCGACGCGGGTGGCACGAAAACCCGCGCAGCCGTACTAACGCTCAGTGGCGCTCTGGCCGGTTCGGGAACCGGTCCGGGCGCCAACCCCAACTCCGGGGGCGACACCGCGGGTGCGCTCACCACGGCCCTCGGCGCCGCACTCGGCGAGTTGGACCGTTCCCTCGTCCAGGGTGGTGTATTCGGCATCGCCGGAGCCGGTTCTGCCGGACGGCCCGCCGCCGTGGCCGCCGCCCGGCGCGCCTGGCACGCCGTCGGGCTGTCCGGATCACCCTCCGTGGTCACCGACATCGCGGTGGCGTTCGCGGCGGGCACCAGCGCGCCGGAGGGCATCGTGGTGTTCTCCGGCACCGGCGCCGGCGCCGCGGTGATCAACGACGGGACGATCGTGCAGCGCGCCGACGGCTATGGCTGGCTGGTCGGCGACCAGGGCTCGGCGGTCTGGCTGGGCCGCCAGGCGGTCGAGGCCACCCTGGCCGCGCTGGACGGACGCGGTGCGCCCACCCTGCTCGCCGAGTCGGTGCCCCGGGCCCTGCTCGGGCCGCTGGCCCCCGGCCTGATGACCGAGGGCTCCCGCCGGGCCCGAAGACGGTCCGCCCCGGCGCTGGCGATGGCCTCCGCCGGGGCGGGCTCCCCCGGGACCGCGACCACGACCCTGGACCTGCCGGAGCGGACGCCGCCCGCCGATCCCGCGCTGGCCCAGGCGATCATCAAGGAGGTGTACGGGCGGCCCCCGGCGGCGCTGGGCCGCCTCGGCCCGGTGGTGTGCGCGGCCGCCGCCGCGGGCGATCCGGTGGCCCGCCACATCACCGAGCAGGCCGCCCAGTGGCTGCTGCGGGACGTGGACGCGGTCCGCCCCGCGCTCACCGACCAGAACTCGCCGGTGGTCATGGCCGGCTCGGTGCTCGGCAACGGTCCCGTGGCCGACGCGGTACGGGACGGCCTGCGCGAACGCTTCCCCGTCGCCCCGTGCACGGCGGGCGACGGCGCCGTCGGCGCCGCCGGGATGGCGCTGCGCCGTCTGGGCCTGCAACCGCCCAGCTGA
- a CDS encoding MurR/RpiR family transcriptional regulator produces MRKTNGRDTGDRGDVTSPPAASHPHREAPLSTVVRVRSLLPSLPPAERRVAQRVIDDPEGVANSTITELAHQCGTSETTVIRFCRAIGFTGYPELRLTLATEAGRAQSATGGRVIGSDISPDDSLEQIVEKVTFADARAVEETAAQLDIKVLEQVVDAVVAASRVDVYGVGASAFVALDFQQKLHRIGRHCSAWSDAHIMLTSAAVLNPGDVAMGISHTGATVETIDALGVAKGRGVRTVAVTNFPKSPIAEVADLVLTTAARETTFRSGATASRLAQLTVIDCIFVGVAQRTYGTTRKALEATFEAVRSRTVRPDRRRR; encoded by the coding sequence ATGAGGAAAACCAATGGCCGAGACACGGGGGACCGGGGGGACGTCACATCTCCCCCGGCGGCCTCACATCCCCACCGGGAGGCACCGCTCAGCACCGTGGTCCGGGTGCGTTCGCTGCTGCCCTCACTGCCGCCCGCCGAGCGCCGGGTCGCCCAGCGGGTCATCGACGATCCCGAAGGGGTCGCCAACTCCACCATCACCGAGCTCGCGCACCAGTGCGGCACCTCGGAGACGACGGTCATCCGGTTCTGCCGCGCCATCGGCTTCACCGGCTACCCGGAGCTCCGGCTGACCCTGGCCACCGAGGCCGGGCGGGCGCAGAGCGCCACCGGGGGGCGGGTCATCGGGAGCGACATCAGCCCCGACGACTCCCTGGAACAGATCGTCGAGAAGGTCACCTTCGCCGACGCCCGCGCGGTCGAGGAGACCGCCGCGCAACTCGACATCAAGGTGCTGGAACAGGTGGTCGACGCGGTCGTCGCCGCCTCCCGGGTCGACGTGTACGGGGTGGGCGCCAGCGCCTTCGTCGCCCTGGACTTCCAGCAGAAGCTGCACCGCATCGGCCGGCACTGCTCGGCCTGGTCGGACGCGCACATCATGCTGACCAGCGCCGCCGTGCTCAATCCGGGGGACGTGGCGATGGGCATCTCGCACACCGGCGCCACCGTGGAGACCATCGACGCGCTCGGCGTCGCCAAGGGCCGCGGGGTCAGGACGGTGGCCGTCACCAACTTCCCCAAGTCGCCGATCGCCGAGGTCGCCGACCTGGTGCTGACCACGGCCGCCCGGGAGACCACGTTCCGCTCCGGCGCCACCGCCAGCCGGCTCGCCCAGCTCACCGTGATCGACTGCATCTTCGTGGGGGTCGCCCAGCGCACCTACGGCACCACCCGCAAGGCGCTGGAGGCCACGTTCGAGGCGGTCCGCAGCCGGACCGTGCGGCCCGATCGGAGGCGCCGGTGA
- the murQ gene encoding N-acetylmuramic acid 6-phosphate etherase, translated as MIDCDVPTEGRNPRTVDVDVLPTIEVLRLINAEDSLVPAAVGAVLPEIARLVDWAVEALRAGGRVHYFGAGTSGRLAVMDAAELPPTFGLWGRVVAHHAGGSGALSQAIEGVEDDAELGARDAAEVRPGDIAVGIAASGRTPYVVGALRAAQRIGARTALISANPGAPFAAEVDVHIGLATGPEVITGSTRMKAGTATKMVLNAFSTTLMIRLGRTYSNLMVSVNALNDKLRARLVRILTEATGMDAAICEAALSEAGGDTRVALVSLLGEVPAARATRALQECHGGVREALAMLRAS; from the coding sequence GTGATCGACTGCGACGTGCCCACCGAGGGACGCAACCCGCGCACCGTCGACGTGGACGTCCTGCCCACGATCGAGGTGCTGCGGCTGATCAACGCCGAGGACTCCCTGGTGCCCGCCGCGGTCGGCGCGGTGCTGCCGGAGATCGCGCGGCTGGTGGACTGGGCCGTGGAGGCGCTGCGGGCCGGGGGCCGGGTGCACTACTTCGGCGCGGGCACCTCCGGCCGGCTGGCGGTGATGGACGCCGCCGAACTGCCGCCCACGTTCGGGCTGTGGGGCCGCGTGGTCGCCCACCACGCCGGCGGATCCGGTGCGTTGTCGCAGGCCATCGAAGGTGTGGAGGACGACGCCGAGCTCGGTGCCCGCGACGCCGCCGAGGTGCGTCCGGGGGACATCGCCGTCGGCATCGCCGCCAGCGGCCGCACCCCGTACGTGGTGGGCGCGCTGCGCGCCGCCCAGCGGATCGGCGCCCGGACCGCGCTGATCTCCGCCAACCCCGGCGCCCCGTTCGCCGCCGAGGTGGACGTGCACATCGGCCTGGCCACCGGACCGGAGGTGATCACCGGCTCCACCCGGATGAAGGCCGGCACCGCCACCAAGATGGTGCTGAACGCCTTCTCCACCACCCTGATGATCAGGCTGGGCCGGACCTACTCCAACCTGATGGTCAGCGTGAACGCCCTCAACGACAAACTGCGGGCCCGCCTGGTGCGCATCCTCACCGAGGCCACCGGCATGGACGCCGCCATCTGCGAGGCCGCCCTGTCGGAGGCCGGCGGCGACACCCGGGTCGCCCTGGTCTCCCTCCTCGGCGAGGTCCCCGCCGCCCGCGCCACCAGAGCCCTCCAGGAATGCCACGGGGGAGTGAGAGAAGCCCTGGCAATGCTCAGAGCGAGTTAG
- a CDS encoding acyl-CoA dehydrogenase family protein gives MDFELSPKAQEYSGKLQEFMAEHVYPAEAVYAAQRAELTAAGNPNGTPAVIEELKAEARRRGLWNLFLPDVSGLSNVDYATLAEITGRSVHLAPEAVNCSAPDTGNMEVLHMFGTPEQQERWLKPLLEGQIRSAFAMTEPDVASSDATNITTSIVRDGDEYVINGRKWFISGAMDERCKVFIVMGKTDPDAPAHRQQSQVLVPRDTPGVTVVRDMTLFGYRDQPGHAEVRFEEVRVPVTNLIGEEGGGFAIAQARLGPGRIHHCMRALGSAERALELMCRRAVSRVAFGGPLARQGVVQQQIAEARMAIEQARLLTLKTAWMIDRHGAKGARTEIAAIKAVVPRTVARILDDAIQVHGAAGVSDDTPLAEMYAWTRAMRIFDGPDEVHVRTVARQELKKYEAPGSTRSG, from the coding sequence ATGGACTTCGAACTCAGCCCGAAGGCGCAGGAGTACTCCGGCAAGCTGCAGGAGTTCATGGCCGAGCACGTCTATCCCGCCGAGGCCGTCTACGCGGCGCAGCGCGCGGAACTCACCGCCGCCGGCAACCCCAACGGGACCCCCGCGGTCATCGAGGAGCTCAAGGCCGAGGCCCGCAGGCGCGGCCTGTGGAACCTGTTCCTGCCGGACGTCTCCGGGCTGTCGAACGTCGACTACGCCACCCTCGCCGAGATCACCGGGCGTTCGGTGCACCTGGCCCCGGAGGCGGTCAACTGCTCGGCCCCCGACACCGGGAACATGGAGGTGCTGCACATGTTCGGCACCCCCGAGCAGCAGGAGCGGTGGCTCAAGCCGCTGCTGGAGGGCCAGATCCGCTCGGCGTTCGCGATGACCGAGCCGGACGTGGCCTCCTCCGACGCCACCAACATCACCACCTCGATCGTCCGGGACGGCGACGAGTACGTCATCAACGGGCGCAAGTGGTTCATCAGCGGCGCCATGGACGAGCGCTGCAAGGTCTTCATCGTGATGGGCAAGACCGACCCGGACGCGCCCGCCCACCGCCAGCAGTCCCAGGTCCTGGTGCCCCGCGACACCCCCGGCGTGACCGTGGTCCGCGACATGACCCTGTTCGGCTACCGCGACCAGCCCGGGCACGCCGAGGTCCGGTTCGAGGAGGTGCGGGTCCCGGTGACCAACCTGATCGGCGAGGAGGGCGGCGGCTTCGCCATCGCCCAGGCCCGCCTCGGCCCCGGCCGCATCCACCACTGCATGCGCGCCCTGGGCAGCGCCGAACGCGCCCTGGAACTGATGTGCCGCCGCGCCGTCTCCCGGGTGGCGTTCGGCGGTCCGCTGGCCCGGCAGGGCGTGGTCCAGCAGCAGATCGCCGAGGCCCGGATGGCCATCGAGCAGGCCCGGCTGCTCACCCTCAAGACCGCCTGGATGATCGACCGGCACGGCGCCAAGGGCGCCCGCACCGAGATCGCCGCCATCAAGGCCGTCGTCCCGCGCACCGTCGCCCGGATCCTCGACGACGCCATCCAGGTCCACGGCGCCGCCGGCGTCAGCGACGACACCCCCCTCGCCGAGATGTACGCCTGGACCCGCGCCATGCGCATCTTCGACGGCCCCGACGAGGTCCACGTCCGCACCGTCGCCCGCCAGGAGCTCAAGAAATATGAGGCACCCGGATCGACCCGGAGCGGATGA
- a CDS encoding HAD family hydrolase — protein sequence MDVKAVITDWGGVLTSPLNEAVAHWIAAESIDEARYKAVMREWVSQAYDARGGILNPVHGLEDGSLPVAEFERMLAAELRTVDGRPVECEGLIKRMFAAFHPVEPMYAALRAARAAGARIALLSNSWGNDYPRELWGELFDEVVISCEVGMRKPDERIFRHAVERLGLAPAECAFVDDIEHNVRAAEALGMVGVHHVDVNTTIARLGELLGVRLADC from the coding sequence GTGGACGTCAAGGCTGTGATCACCGACTGGGGCGGCGTGCTGACCTCCCCGCTGAACGAGGCCGTCGCGCACTGGATCGCCGCCGAGTCCATCGACGAGGCCCGCTACAAGGCGGTCATGCGCGAGTGGGTGAGCCAGGCGTACGACGCCAGGGGCGGGATCCTCAACCCCGTCCACGGCCTGGAGGACGGCTCGCTGCCGGTCGCCGAGTTCGAACGGATGCTGGCCGCCGAGCTGCGCACCGTCGACGGCCGCCCGGTCGAGTGCGAGGGCCTGATCAAGCGGATGTTCGCCGCGTTCCACCCGGTCGAGCCGATGTACGCGGCGCTGCGCGCGGCCCGCGCGGCCGGCGCCCGGATCGCGCTGCTGTCCAACTCGTGGGGCAACGACTACCCGCGCGAGCTGTGGGGCGAGCTGTTCGACGAGGTGGTCATCTCCTGCGAGGTCGGGATGCGCAAGCCCGACGAGCGGATCTTCCGGCACGCGGTCGAGCGGCTGGGCCTGGCCCCGGCCGAGTGCGCGTTCGTCGACGACATCGAGCACAACGTGCGGGCCGCCGAGGCGCTCGGAATGGTGGGAGTGCACCACGTGGACGTGAACACCACCATCGCCCGGCTGGGGGAACTCTTGGGAGTCCGTCTGGCAGACTGCTGA